One part of the Marispirochaeta sp. genome encodes these proteins:
- the lepA gene encoding translation elongation factor 4: MQYEPELIRNFCIIAHIDHGKSTLADRFIEKARLVTDRDRRDQILDNMDIERERGITIKSQAVSLPFSSSDGKTYHINLVDTPGHVDFSYEVSRAISACEGALLIIDASQGVEAQTLANMYMAIEHDLEILPVINKIDLPSADIEMVKRQIDHDLGLDPDIAIPISAKTGQGVDELLEALVQFVPPPKPLIDHPLQALIFDSHYDPYRGVIVHIRVMAGRIKVGQEVLFMATEGRYVIEETGIFIIGIEKRDELRAGEVGYIIAGIKDISKVRVGDTITSGKDGSREPLPGFKEVKPVVFSSIYPVNSDDYEDLHSAVDKLKLNDASLIYEKDSSVALGFGFRCGFLGLLHLEVVQERLEREFDLSIVFTSPSVRYRVTLSNGETIFVDNPLEYPDPSQVQHVEEPYIKATLITPAEYVGPIINLCLEKRGVQESMTYLDEKRVELVYSMPLAEVLFDFYDKLKSISRGYASFDYEITEFRVTDLVRLDILINGNPVDALSQLVFRDNAAYRARKVCKKLRDEIPRHQFKIPIQGAIGATIIARETISALRKDVTAKCYGGDISRKRKLLEKQKEGKKRMKMVGNVELPQNAFLSVLKADDDS; this comes from the coding sequence ATGCAATACGAACCTGAACTAATACGTAACTTCTGTATTATTGCGCACATCGATCATGGAAAATCCACCCTGGCTGACCGTTTTATTGAAAAAGCACGGCTTGTCACCGACAGGGACCGAAGGGACCAGATCCTGGACAATATGGATATAGAAAGGGAGAGGGGAATTACCATCAAATCCCAGGCTGTCTCCCTTCCCTTTTCGTCGTCTGATGGAAAAACTTATCATATAAACCTTGTTGATACCCCGGGACACGTTGACTTTTCCTACGAGGTTTCGCGGGCAATCTCGGCATGCGAAGGCGCTCTGCTGATTATCGATGCGTCCCAGGGTGTGGAGGCCCAGACTCTGGCCAATATGTATATGGCAATTGAACATGATCTTGAGATTCTTCCGGTAATCAATAAGATTGATCTTCCCAGTGCGGATATCGAAATGGTCAAGAGACAGATTGACCATGATCTGGGACTGGACCCGGACATCGCCATACCGATCTCCGCAAAAACGGGACAAGGGGTTGATGAGCTGCTGGAAGCACTGGTGCAGTTTGTGCCGCCTCCAAAACCGCTCATTGATCACCCCCTCCAGGCGCTGATTTTTGATTCTCATTACGATCCGTATCGCGGTGTTATTGTACATATCCGCGTTATGGCCGGAAGGATAAAGGTTGGCCAGGAGGTCCTGTTTATGGCAACCGAAGGACGTTATGTAATTGAAGAGACCGGGATATTTATTATTGGTATTGAAAAGCGTGATGAATTACGCGCCGGCGAAGTGGGTTACATAATCGCCGGTATAAAAGATATAAGCAAAGTTCGGGTTGGGGACACAATTACCAGCGGTAAAGATGGGAGCCGGGAACCCCTTCCTGGTTTTAAAGAGGTTAAGCCTGTCGTATTTTCTTCAATCTATCCGGTTAACTCCGATGATTATGAGGATCTCCATTCTGCGGTGGACAAGCTCAAGCTTAACGATGCGTCTCTGATTTATGAAAAGGACTCGTCTGTCGCCTTGGGTTTTGGTTTTCGCTGCGGTTTTTTGGGACTGCTTCACCTGGAAGTAGTTCAGGAGAGGCTTGAACGGGAGTTTGATCTTTCAATTGTGTTTACCTCTCCTTCTGTACGCTACCGTGTAACACTGTCAAACGGCGAAACAATCTTTGTCGACAATCCTCTGGAGTATCCAGACCCGTCACAGGTTCAGCACGTTGAAGAACCATACATTAAAGCTACCCTGATTACCCCTGCGGAATATGTGGGGCCCATTATCAACCTGTGCCTTGAGAAACGGGGAGTCCAGGAAAGCATGACCTATCTTGACGAAAAGAGGGTCGAGCTGGTCTATTCGATGCCCCTGGCAGAGGTCTTGTTCGATTTCTATGACAAGCTTAAATCTATCAGCCGCGGTTACGCTTCTTTTGATTATGAAATTACTGAATTCAGGGTAACAGATCTTGTGCGATTGGACATACTGATAAACGGCAATCCGGTGGATGCTCTGTCGCAGCTCGTTTTCCGTGATAATGCTGCCTATCGCGCACGCAAGGTTTGTAAAAAGCTCAGGGACGAAATCCCGCGGCATCAGTTCAAGATTCCGATTCAGGGGGCTATCGGCGCTACTATCATCGCTCGAGAGACCATTTCTGCGCTGCGAAAAGATGTGACAGCAAAATGTTATGGAGGCGACATAAGCCGTAAACGCAAGCTTTTGGAAAAACAGAAAGAAGGCAAAAAGCGTATGAAGATGGTGGGAAATGTAGAATTGCCGCAAAATGCCTTTCTCTCGGTTTTGAAAGCAGACGACGATTCTTAG
- a CDS encoding peptidylprolyl isomerase — MAKRDPQHGAKRNTELGGKEHPPKSRMNPWMYIFSVAILVIIVVTFVGGPLVGGTAGGGGIVFGSYDGEDIEFYPGNYLSRQKDTIAERIAQSGVDTNLEWIAYQVWQGAYQNTVVHTAILKRAKQSNVHIPDEVIDQALTSYGGYQENREFSPERYRETSRTEKASIRKYYKEELISSQVRSDTLNGVKLSSKAILFVKDMASPERSFVYRRIGFNSFPEDLVWNYAEENAGLFRKINLSRITIQSSEESARTIQQQLTADPGLFDEIARNQSKDAYAENGGYIGQQYFYSLSSELESEEKAEEIFSLEEGTISDMVTTPFGWVIYKCNEEPIAAQRSNENDIETVRSYMERFEKGTIEDYLLELGQQIKASTDENGLSGLAADDWESGETASFPLNYGNVEIFKPVRDSQQDSGAFEGAAFNETFLETLFALEQGTISDPLVLNNNVYLFELEEETEVNEESLSMLESYYPYLAQQYAETDMRSLILSSEKHKDNFNAVFSRYFLNGE; from the coding sequence TATTATAGTCGTGACCTTCGTTGGTGGTCCGCTGGTTGGTGGTACAGCTGGAGGAGGAGGTATCGTTTTCGGTAGTTATGATGGTGAAGATATCGAGTTTTATCCAGGAAACTACCTCTCACGGCAAAAAGATACTATTGCAGAACGGATCGCTCAGTCAGGCGTAGACACCAACCTTGAGTGGATTGCGTATCAGGTCTGGCAGGGAGCATATCAGAATACTGTAGTACATACAGCAATTTTAAAAAGAGCCAAACAGAGTAATGTACACATTCCTGATGAGGTCATAGATCAGGCGCTTACTTCGTATGGTGGTTATCAGGAAAACAGGGAATTCAGCCCTGAGCGATACCGGGAAACTTCAAGAACAGAAAAAGCCTCTATACGTAAATATTATAAAGAAGAACTTATAAGCAGCCAGGTACGTAGCGATACACTCAACGGGGTAAAGCTTTCTTCAAAGGCCATTCTCTTTGTTAAGGATATGGCAAGCCCGGAGCGCAGTTTTGTGTATCGGCGAATCGGCTTTAACTCTTTTCCGGAAGATCTTGTGTGGAATTATGCCGAAGAGAACGCCGGACTTTTTAGAAAGATTAATCTCAGCCGCATAACAATCCAGAGCAGTGAAGAGAGTGCAAGGACTATTCAGCAGCAGTTAACTGCAGACCCCGGCCTCTTTGACGAAATTGCCCGGAACCAGTCAAAAGACGCCTATGCCGAGAACGGAGGCTACATTGGTCAGCAGTATTTTTATTCTCTGTCCAGCGAACTTGAATCCGAAGAAAAAGCGGAAGAGATATTCTCCCTTGAGGAAGGCACAATCTCGGATATGGTGACTACCCCTTTCGGCTGGGTTATCTATAAGTGTAATGAAGAGCCCATTGCCGCCCAGCGGTCTAATGAAAACGATATTGAAACAGTAAGAAGCTACATGGAACGCTTCGAGAAAGGAACCATAGAGGATTATCTCCTTGAGCTGGGACAACAGATTAAAGCATCAACAGATGAAAATGGTCTTAGCGGACTTGCAGCCGATGATTGGGAATCCGGTGAAACAGCATCATTTCCCCTCAATTACGGTAATGTCGAGATTTTTAAACCTGTTAGGGACTCCCAGCAGGATTCCGGAGCCTTTGAAGGTGCTGCATTCAATGAGACTTTTCTGGAAACTCTCTTTGCTCTGGAACAGGGAACAATCAGTGATCCCCTTGTTCTGAATAATAATGTCTATCTCTTTGAGCTGGAAGAGGAAACAGAAGTTAACGAAGAGTCTCTCAGCATGCTTGAAAGCTACTACCCGTATCTGGCGCAGCAGTATGCGGAAACCGATATGCGATCCCTTATCCTTTCGTCGGAAAAGCATAAAGATAATTTTAATGCGGTTTTCAGCCGCTATTTTCTAAACGGCGAGTAA
- a CDS encoding 6-hydroxymethylpterin diphosphokinase MptE-like protein: MIIPRQIDTGSGITLEYQGRLLYSRVDPKSRPLRIARETELKPETLYIIPSPLLLYGIDELINRLPDGSFLLLLEKEKPLEELTREALTRFNIKNASFSFVAYKDPEEIIGYLNDQSLWPFRRVEQLVLSGGYGLHREYYTRVFRTLEETARIAYQDKLTQVYFARRWMKNFFANLLNYESPLPYTMLQSDRPVVVAGAGESLENSLEQIISTRDKIFLLAVDTALPFLAAHNQVPDAVVVLESQFINLRDFYGIPTKEIILIADLFSFPRVWRLSWKKKLAFFSRFSPLRFFEILQKHALEEYTLPPYGSVGVAAVAIASSISRTAVYCSGIDFSYRLGKSHARGTQFLFGELCSSSRVLPAGSFVPFFRRPLLQTKGKTSQVLTDLILLNYRTALKIFTSTADNIYDLNPEGLFIGAEYADKIEISDILPNTPVYKESFFRKSSFSWKYFLQQEYEILSRIYNLGHAYLQGKTVDTDFFSLVEQRDYLTAHFPEQLRNLPRNTEFTKRLLIALEGYRIYLGRLLGDSR, from the coding sequence ATGATCATTCCCCGACAGATAGATACCGGGTCGGGGATTACCCTGGAATATCAGGGTAGATTGCTCTATTCGCGGGTCGATCCAAAATCGCGACCACTGCGGATTGCCCGCGAAACCGAGCTCAAACCCGAAACCCTCTACATCATACCTTCTCCGTTGTTATTATACGGTATAGATGAACTAATAAATCGGCTGCCAGACGGCTCTTTTTTACTGCTGTTAGAAAAAGAAAAACCTCTAGAAGAACTCACCAGAGAGGCTCTGACCCGTTTCAATATCAAGAATGCCAGTTTTTCTTTTGTGGCGTACAAGGATCCAGAAGAAATTATTGGCTACCTGAACGACCAGTCACTATGGCCGTTTCGACGGGTAGAACAGCTTGTACTCAGCGGCGGTTATGGTTTGCACCGTGAATATTACACCCGGGTATTCCGGACTCTCGAAGAAACGGCGCGTATCGCCTACCAGGACAAGCTGACACAGGTCTATTTTGCCCGCCGATGGATGAAAAACTTCTTTGCAAACCTCCTTAATTATGAAAGTCCCCTTCCCTATACCATGCTGCAAAGTGACCGACCCGTCGTTGTGGCCGGTGCCGGCGAATCCCTGGAGAATTCTCTGGAACAAATTATTTCAACCCGGGATAAAATCTTTCTGTTAGCTGTAGATACCGCTTTACCTTTTCTGGCTGCACACAACCAGGTTCCTGACGCTGTTGTTGTTCTGGAATCCCAGTTTATCAACCTCAGGGACTTTTACGGTATTCCTACGAAGGAGATCATCCTGATTGCCGACCTGTTCTCTTTTCCCCGTGTGTGGCGGCTCTCCTGGAAAAAGAAACTGGCTTTTTTTAGCCGATTTTCACCTTTACGATTTTTCGAAATCCTGCAGAAACATGCCCTTGAGGAGTACACTCTCCCTCCCTACGGATCGGTCGGGGTTGCAGCGGTCGCAATAGCATCATCCATCAGCAGAACAGCTGTCTATTGCAGTGGGATAGACTTCTCGTACAGACTCGGTAAAAGTCATGCCAGAGGTACACAGTTTTTGTTTGGTGAACTCTGCTCATCATCCCGGGTATTACCAGCCGGTTCATTTGTACCTTTTTTCAGGCGGCCTTTACTTCAAACAAAGGGAAAAACTTCCCAGGTTCTGACAGACCTTATTCTGCTTAATTATCGTACCGCCTTAAAAATCTTTACTTCCACCGCAGATAATATCTATGATCTCAATCCTGAAGGACTTTTTATAGGCGCGGAATACGCAGATAAAATCGAAATATCAGATATCCTGCCCAATACTCCGGTGTATAAAGAAAGCTTTTTCCGGAAAAGTTCATTCAGCTGGAAATACTTTTTGCAGCAGGAATATGAGATTCTTTCCAGGATATATAATCTTGGTCACGCTTATCTGCAGGGAAAAACAGTTGACACCGATTTTTTCAGTCTGGTCGAGCAACGCGATTACTTGACAGCCCATTTCCCTGAGCAGCTGCGTAACCTGCCCCGGAACACAGAGTTCACAAAGCGCCTTCTTATTGCCCTTGAAGGATATCGGATTTACCTGGGAAGACTGCTGGGTGACAGCCGCTAA